A window of Tautonia plasticadhaerens contains these coding sequences:
- a CDS encoding FKBP-type peptidyl-prolyl cis-trans isomerase — protein MDKPRRFRLSLGGMLLLVALLAVVIAVMRPRGTRVVDVKAGTGPVATAGSTLLVHYVGKLADGTTVDSSKSRGVPFEFVVGRGSVIKGWDSGILGMRVGGVRRLIIPPEEAYGAQGAPPAIPPDATLTFEVELLKVR, from the coding sequence ATGGACAAACCCCGCAGGTTCCGGCTGTCCCTGGGTGGGATGCTCCTCCTGGTGGCCCTGCTCGCCGTCGTGATCGCCGTCATGCGGCCCCGGGGCACGAGGGTCGTCGACGTGAAGGCGGGCACGGGGCCGGTCGCCACGGCGGGCAGCACGTTGCTGGTCCACTACGTCGGCAAGTTGGCGGACGGCACGACGGTCGACAGCTCCAAGTCCCGCGGCGTGCCGTTCGAGTTCGTCGTGGGACGGGGCAGCGTCATCAAGGGCTGGGACTCCGGGATCCTCGGGATGCGCGTCGGCGGCGTCCGACGCCTGATCATCCCCCCGGAGGAGGCCTACGGCGCGCAGGGAGCCCCCCCCGCGATCCCGCCCGACGCCACGCTGACCTTCGAGGTCGAGCTCCTCAAGGTCCGATGA